A single genomic interval of Anopheles marshallii chromosome 2, idAnoMarsDA_429_01, whole genome shotgun sequence harbors:
- the LOC128710397 gene encoding acyl-CoA Delta-9 desaturase, with the protein MAPNATVEATGVLNELDAETIDGGLAKDVTPLKRAEKRKIKLVWRNVIAFGYLHLAAVYGAFLMLTSARLYTIAFAFVLYVVSGLGITAGAHRLWAHRSYKAKLPLRIILAVFNTIAFQDCALHWARDHRVHHKYSETDADPHNATRGFFFSHIGWLLCRKHPEVIAKGKQLDIADLESDPVLRFQRKHYMILMPLLCFVLPTIAPVYFWNETWTNAWFVATLFRWTFILNVTWLVNSAAHKWGDKPYDKSISPSENRTVASFAFGEGWHNYHHVFPWDYKTAELGNYRMNLTTAFIDFFAKIGWAYDLKTVSQEIVEKRVKRTGDGTHTTWGWGDKDQDQYEVKHATIINQKED; encoded by the exons ATGGCCCCGAACGCAACTGTGGAAGCAACCGGCGTGCTGAACGAGCTTGACGCCGAAACGATCGACGGAGGTTTGGCGAAGGATGTGACACCGCTAAAGCGTGCGGAAAAGCGCAAGATAAAGCTGGTTTGGAGGAATGTAATTGCATTTGGTTACCTTCATCTGGCCGCCGTTTACGGCGCCTTCCTTATGCTGACTTCGGCCCGTCTCTATACCATCGCATTCG CATTTGTCCTGTATGTCGTATCTGGACTGGGGATTACGGCGGGAGCGCACCGACTGTGGGCACATCGATCATACAAGGCGAAGCTACCCCTGCGTATCATACTGGCCGTGTTTAACACGATCGCGTTCCAGGACTGTGCGCTGCACTGGGCCCGTGATCATCGGGTACACCACAAATACTCCGAAACCGATGCCGATCCGCACAACGCAACTCGTGGATTCTTCTTTTCGCACATCGGTTGGCTGCTGTGTCGCAAGCACCCGGAAGTCATCGCCAAGGGCAAACAGTTGGACATTGCGGACTTGGAAAGTGACCCCGTGCTGCGTTTCCAACGCAA ACATTACATGATTCTTATGCCGCTGCTCTGTTTTGTTCTGCCCACGATTGCTCCGGTGTACTTCTGGAACGAAACCTGGACCAATGCGTGGTTCGTTGCCACGCTGTTCCGCTGGACATTCATTCTGAACGTGACCTGGCTGGTGAACAGTGCTGCCCATAAGTGGGGCGATAAGCCGTACGATAA GTCTATCTCACCCTCGGAGAATCGCACAGTGGCTTCGTTCGCGTTTGGCGAAGGATGGCATAACTATCATCACGTGTTCCCGTGGGATTACAAGACGGCCGAGCTGGGCAACTACCGAATGAACCTGACGACGGCATTCATCGATTTCTtcgccaagattggttgggcGTACGATCTGAAGACGGTCTCGCAGGAAATTGTGGAGAAGCGCGTCAAGCGCACCGGAGACGGTACCCACACGACCTGGGGCTGGGGCGACAAGGATCAGGATCAGTACGAGGTGAAACATGCAACCATCATCAACCAGAAGGAGGATTAA